In Verrucomicrobiota bacterium, the following proteins share a genomic window:
- a CDS encoding 30S ribosomal protein THX, with protein MGKGDKRTRRGKTKNGSYGNVRSQQARRKAVKKAAA; from the coding sequence ATGGGTAAAGGAGATAAGCGAACCAGAAGAGGAAAAACGAAGAACGGAAGTTATGGAAATGTTCGTTCACAACAAGCAAGAAGAAAAGCCGTAAAAAAAGCAGCCGCTTAG